The Candidatus Palauibacter scopulicola genome includes a window with the following:
- a CDS encoding FAD-dependent oxidoreductase — MSRLPPSPTERIDRSRPLGFRWCGRTLEGFEGDTVASALWGAGVRTFGRSFEYHRPRGLYDLEGEGSSQLVSIDGVPNQSAGTTPLRAGMEVGAQNVRGDPRFDAFGLLDRLDRFMPAGFYYRVFHRPAWAARFFQERMRTLAGLGVLRLDAVERADGGVRAGAIKRVERYLHADVAVVGGGPAGLSAAFEAGRRGLRVCLFERRPWLGGHLDWRVRQGRPLADDVSALVEQVEGMGSIRVFRHAPVTGIWGENLLTGFQLAGSDASEGGRGESHWECRARAIVVATGSIERPLVFEHNDRPGVMQVDTAIRLARTYGVRPGAAAAFSVGDDLGLEAAADLVALGMDVRVVADARRGGHDPELVDALSAAGIDFRPGWAAARVRGRGRVRGVEVAARAGSGSADSGAGDSLRVACDVLVASAGRQPDIGVLSCAGARFRHGERTRTFELERLPPDVFAAGGILRLTDLEALTCSGRIAGLEAAAACGASVAGVLTRERARLADLPGPARGSSIVRGPAAGPRLAPGRKAFLDFDEDGTWKNAAQCAAQGFDVPELAKRFGNFGLGPGQYRVPGQNLAMAMAEIAGRPVGSFAATTVRPPVIPPSLATLAGPAHDVHKRTPLHDDQAARGAVFRRAGPWLRARYFSEDRECLEEIRNVRENVGLLDSSPLGKFRIWGPDALRALQRVYVSDMTRARPGRCTYSAMCNDTGNIIDDGVVVRTGEDEFYFTTSSNRAGTTVEWLRFHTRYDGWDYNLVNLTDALASINVAGPNARRVLGKITGADLSDEAFPYLGCREIEVGDGVAARCLRLGFVGELSYELHVGASYARYVWDLLWEAGAEFGIRPFGLEAQNCLRAEKGHVIIGTESEQRVTLLDIGMGWLWDREDTASGKVGAAALRHCEAQSGRLKLVGLRIDDDVVAHRPEDGALVVDGERIAGFVCTTRHSETLGWQYGLALVEDRLAERGRSLDLYESPGRRAMRSAATVVPPHFYDPKGQRLRIAPEGRPPRSVEVPSQPAPAAHRRSPVRFDAAPARTERRAGWNVVLNYESDRAPTEALRQACLIDLSHRARWDVQHRDIATVQPFGLDVPRTPGEVAIRNGLMINRMNGTQASIWHVGPGAAPARPDGPHYTDTTDSHCWLALLGDAVPEVLESVTSLDLFDPARARPFLTQGPVLHVPCQVVTWRDDAVLLTCSRGYAQTFVEAVLESGRHAGLRPAGERIFTDWFRALKS; from the coding sequence GTGAGCCGGCTGCCGCCGTCCCCAACGGAGCGGATCGACCGCTCCCGGCCGCTCGGCTTCCGCTGGTGCGGGCGCACGCTCGAAGGATTCGAGGGAGATACGGTGGCGTCGGCGCTCTGGGGCGCGGGGGTCCGCACCTTCGGCCGGAGCTTCGAGTATCACCGGCCCCGGGGGCTGTACGACCTGGAGGGGGAAGGGTCGAGCCAGCTCGTCTCGATCGACGGTGTGCCGAACCAGTCGGCGGGGACGACGCCGCTGCGCGCGGGGATGGAGGTCGGCGCGCAGAACGTGCGCGGCGACCCGCGGTTCGACGCCTTCGGCCTTCTCGACCGGCTCGACCGGTTCATGCCGGCGGGCTTCTACTACCGGGTCTTCCACCGCCCCGCGTGGGCGGCCCGGTTCTTTCAGGAGCGGATGCGGACGCTGGCCGGCCTGGGCGTGCTGCGGCTTGACGCCGTGGAGCGGGCGGACGGGGGAGTGCGGGCGGGCGCGATCAAGCGTGTGGAGCGCTACCTGCACGCGGACGTGGCGGTGGTCGGCGGCGGCCCGGCGGGGCTGTCGGCGGCGTTCGAGGCCGGACGGCGCGGCCTGCGGGTGTGCCTGTTCGAGCGCCGGCCGTGGCTGGGCGGACATCTCGACTGGCGGGTGCGGCAGGGTCGCCCGCTCGCCGATGACGTGTCGGCCCTCGTCGAGCAGGTCGAAGGGATGGGCTCGATCCGCGTGTTCCGGCACGCCCCGGTCACGGGCATCTGGGGCGAGAACCTGCTCACGGGCTTCCAGCTTGCCGGATCGGACGCGTCCGAAGGGGGGCGGGGGGAATCGCACTGGGAGTGCCGCGCGCGAGCGATCGTGGTCGCGACGGGCTCGATCGAGCGGCCGCTCGTGTTCGAGCACAACGACCGTCCGGGCGTGATGCAGGTCGACACGGCGATCCGGCTCGCGCGGACTTACGGCGTCCGGCCGGGCGCGGCCGCCGCCTTTAGCGTGGGCGACGACCTCGGGCTCGAGGCGGCGGCGGATCTGGTCGCGCTCGGCATGGACGTGCGCGTCGTCGCCGACGCCCGGCGCGGGGGGCACGACCCGGAGCTGGTGGACGCCCTGTCGGCCGCGGGGATCGACTTCCGGCCGGGATGGGCCGCGGCGCGCGTGCGCGGGCGGGGCCGGGTGCGGGGCGTCGAGGTGGCGGCCCGGGCGGGGAGCGGCTCGGCGGATAGCGGCGCGGGCGACTCGCTGCGCGTGGCGTGCGACGTGCTGGTGGCGAGCGCGGGGCGGCAGCCGGACATCGGGGTCCTCTCGTGCGCCGGGGCGCGGTTCCGCCACGGCGAGCGCACCCGGACCTTCGAGCTCGAGCGCCTCCCGCCCGACGTGTTCGCCGCGGGCGGCATCCTTCGGCTCACCGATCTCGAGGCGCTCACCTGTTCAGGGCGGATCGCGGGGCTCGAGGCCGCCGCGGCGTGCGGCGCGAGCGTCGCGGGGGTGCTGACCCGGGAGCGCGCGCGCCTGGCCGACCTGCCGGGGCCCGCCCGGGGCTCATCGATCGTCCGCGGACCCGCCGCCGGACCGCGTCTCGCCCCCGGCCGCAAGGCGTTCTTGGACTTCGACGAGGATGGCACGTGGAAGAACGCGGCCCAATGCGCCGCCCAAGGCTTCGACGTGCCGGAACTCGCGAAGCGCTTCGGCAACTTCGGCCTCGGGCCGGGACAGTACCGGGTGCCGGGCCAGAACCTCGCCATGGCGATGGCCGAGATCGCGGGGCGGCCGGTCGGCAGCTTCGCCGCCACCACGGTGCGTCCACCCGTCATCCCCCCTTCCCTCGCGACGCTCGCGGGCCCGGCCCACGACGTTCACAAGCGGACCCCGCTCCACGACGACCAGGCCGCGCGGGGCGCCGTGTTCCGCCGCGCGGGGCCGTGGCTGAGAGCGCGCTACTTCAGCGAGGACCGGGAGTGCCTGGAGGAGATCCGCAACGTGCGCGAGAACGTCGGCCTCCTCGACAGCTCGCCGCTGGGGAAGTTCCGGATCTGGGGGCCCGACGCCCTGCGCGCCCTGCAGCGCGTCTACGTCTCCGACATGACGCGGGCCCGGCCCGGACGCTGCACGTATTCGGCGATGTGCAACGACACCGGCAACATCATCGATGACGGCGTCGTCGTGCGGACGGGTGAGGACGAGTTCTACTTCACGACGAGTTCGAACCGGGCGGGAACCACGGTCGAGTGGCTCCGTTTCCACACGCGGTACGACGGGTGGGACTACAACCTCGTCAACCTCACCGACGCCCTCGCCTCCATCAACGTGGCCGGGCCGAACGCGCGGCGGGTGCTGGGGAAGATCACGGGCGCGGATCTGTCGGACGAGGCGTTCCCGTACCTCGGCTGCCGGGAGATCGAGGTCGGGGACGGCGTGGCGGCGCGGTGCCTGCGCCTCGGGTTCGTGGGCGAGCTGTCCTACGAACTGCACGTGGGTGCGAGTTACGCCCGGTACGTGTGGGACCTGTTATGGGAGGCCGGGGCCGAGTTCGGCATTCGCCCGTTCGGGCTCGAAGCGCAGAACTGCCTGCGGGCCGAGAAGGGACACGTGATCATCGGGACGGAGTCCGAGCAGCGCGTCACCCTCCTCGACATCGGCATGGGCTGGCTCTGGGACCGCGAGGACACGGCCTCCGGCAAGGTGGGCGCCGCCGCGCTGCGCCACTGCGAGGCGCAGTCCGGGCGGCTGAAGCTCGTCGGACTGCGGATCGACGACGACGTCGTCGCCCACCGGCCCGAGGACGGGGCGCTCGTCGTGGACGGGGAGCGGATCGCCGGCTTCGTCTGCACGACGCGGCACAGCGAGACGCTGGGCTGGCAGTACGGACTCGCCCTCGTCGAGGACCGGCTGGCGGAGCGGGGCCGTTCGCTCGACCTGTACGAGTCGCCGGGCCGGCGGGCCATGCGTTCGGCCGCGACCGTGGTGCCTCCCCATTTCTACGATCCGAAGGGGCAGCGCCTGCGAATCGCCCCCGAAGGGCGCCCGCCCCGGTCCGTCGAGGTGCCATCGCAGCCGGCGCCCGCAGCCCATCGCCGGTCTCCGGTCCGCTTCGACGCCGCGCCCGCCCGCACCGAGCGCCGGGCCGGCTGGAACGTGGTGCTCAACTACGAATCCGACCGCGCCCCCACCGAGGCCCTGCGCCAGGCCTGCCTCATCGACCTCAGCCACCGCGCGCGCTGGGACGTCCAGCACCGGGACATCGCGACCGTGCAGCCGTTCGGCCTCGACGTACCGCGCACGCCGGGAGAAGTCGCGATCCGAAACGGGTTGATGATCAACCGGATGAACGGCACGCAGGCCTCGATCTGGCACGTCGGACCCGGCGCGGCGCCCGCCAGGCCGGACGGCCCGCACTACACGGACACCACCGACTCCCACTGCTGGCTCGCCTTGCTGGGCGACGCCGTCCCGGAAGTGCTGGAGAGCGTCACGAGCCTCGACCTCTTCGACCCGGCGCGGGCCCGACCGTTCCTGACCCAGGGGCCCGTCCTCCACGTCCCCTGCCAGGTCGTGACGTGGCGCGACGACGCCGTCCTCCTCACATGCAGCCGCGGTTATGCACAGACTTTCGTCGAGGCCGTCCTCGAATCGGGTCGCCACGCGGGACTCCGCCCGGCGGGCGAGCGGATCTTCACCGACTGGTTTCGCGCGCTGAAGAGCTGA
- a CDS encoding PLP-dependent transferase, whose amino-acid sequence MRIETLAVKTGMEPDGGSRAIAPPITLSTTFERGEDGSYPGGFDYSRSGNPNRRALEAALAALEGGPEAVAFPSGMAATFAVIFSLSPGDHVVAADDAYYGTGVLLRDSFAERGIEASFVDMTDLDAVRAAMRPNTRLVWMETPSNPLIRISDIEALAGIAREGGAVSCCDNTWATPLLQRPIDLGVDLVMHSTTKYFGGHSDVTGGAVIVREPGGTLEALRKIQKDGGLVPSPFDAWLTRRGLESLAARIAMHCANAMEIARFLAAHPRVERVYYPGLEDDPGHALAARQMSGFGGMLSFDVAGGRDEAFAVAAHVKVIARATSLGGTHSLIEHRASVEGPTTRAPENLLRMSVGLEHPDDLKEDLDRALAASA is encoded by the coding sequence ATGCGAATCGAAACGCTGGCGGTGAAGACGGGCATGGAGCCGGATGGGGGGAGCCGGGCGATCGCGCCCCCAATCACGCTCTCGACCACCTTCGAGCGCGGGGAGGACGGATCGTACCCCGGGGGATTCGACTACTCCCGCTCCGGAAACCCCAACCGGCGAGCGCTGGAGGCGGCACTGGCCGCGCTGGAGGGCGGGCCGGAAGCCGTCGCGTTCCCCTCCGGGATGGCGGCCACGTTCGCCGTCATCTTCTCGCTCTCGCCGGGGGATCACGTCGTCGCGGCGGACGACGCGTACTACGGGACCGGCGTCCTCCTGCGGGATTCGTTCGCCGAGCGCGGCATCGAGGCGAGCTTCGTCGACATGACCGACCTGGACGCCGTCCGGGCCGCGATGCGGCCGAACACCCGCCTCGTGTGGATGGAGACGCCGTCGAACCCGCTCATCCGCATCTCCGACATCGAGGCGCTCGCCGGCATCGCGCGAGAGGGCGGGGCGGTCTCGTGCTGCGACAACACGTGGGCGACGCCGCTCCTGCAGCGGCCGATCGATCTCGGCGTGGATCTCGTCATGCACTCCACCACCAAGTACTTCGGCGGCCACAGCGACGTGACCGGCGGCGCGGTGATCGTGCGCGAGCCGGGCGGGACCCTCGAAGCGCTGCGGAAGATCCAGAAGGACGGCGGCCTCGTGCCCTCGCCCTTCGACGCCTGGCTCACGCGGCGCGGCCTCGAATCCCTCGCCGCGCGCATTGCCATGCACTGCGCCAACGCCATGGAGATCGCCCGCTTCCTCGCCGCCCACCCGCGCGTCGAGCGGGTCTACTATCCCGGCCTGGAGGACGATCCCGGACACGCCCTCGCCGCGCGCCAGATGTCCGGCTTCGGCGGCATGCTGTCCTTCGACGTCGCGGGCGGCCGGGACGAGGCGTTCGCGGTCGCGGCCCACGTGAAGGTCATCGCCCGCGCCACGAGTCTCGGCGGGACGCACTCCCTCATCGAGCACCGGGCGTCCGTCGAAGGACCGACGACGCGGGCCCCGGAGAACCTGCTCCGCATGTCCGTCGGCCTCGAACACCCCGACGACCTGAAGGAAGACCTGGACCGGGCCCTCGCCGCCTCCGCCTGA
- a CDS encoding FAD-dependent oxidoreductase, which yields MSPGALGRLGRLKSALGEGVFRPGRLWEERPLRRRYDVVIIGGGIHGLATAYYLAKDHGVRDIAVLESQYIGFGGSGRNTAIVRANQRTQENVPLYDEGLKLWPILTDELDFNLMFHNCGNLNLAHSEAAVAAFRLSINTANFCGVRSELLDPPQCKELVPALDVSDRPAHPIQAGMYHPPGGVVRHDAVVWGLARGASLHGASIHQGVEVQGIDTEGGRVTGVRTSAGPIGCRKLGIMAGGYGPAVAAMLDIELPVNPLTIQAMVTQPLKPFLHHVVSSGAYHVYANQTLKGEIATGAHMDPQVNYTTDVTAGYFKHQAEALTDFMPCLKGVRFLRVWAGLADMTPDMAPILDGNFAHEGLYLDVGWGYFGFKSGPVAGKYMAEFMAREEAPEILRPFALRRFLENRHMGETATTMKYGQWD from the coding sequence GTGAGCCCTGGAGCGCTGGGGAGGCTGGGGAGACTGAAGTCCGCGCTCGGGGAGGGCGTGTTCCGGCCGGGCCGCCTGTGGGAGGAGAGGCCGCTCCGCCGCCGTTACGACGTGGTGATCATCGGGGGCGGCATCCACGGGCTCGCCACGGCCTACTACCTCGCGAAAGACCACGGCGTCCGGGATATCGCCGTGCTCGAGAGCCAGTACATCGGCTTCGGGGGCTCCGGGCGGAACACCGCGATCGTGCGGGCGAACCAGCGCACGCAGGAGAACGTCCCGCTCTATGACGAGGGGCTGAAGCTGTGGCCCATCCTCACGGACGAACTCGACTTCAACCTCATGTTCCACAACTGCGGCAACCTCAACCTCGCGCACAGCGAGGCGGCGGTGGCCGCGTTCCGGCTCTCCATCAACACGGCGAACTTCTGCGGCGTGCGCTCGGAACTGCTCGATCCGCCGCAGTGCAAGGAACTGGTCCCGGCGCTGGACGTGTCGGACCGGCCCGCGCACCCGATCCAGGCCGGCATGTACCACCCGCCCGGGGGCGTCGTGCGCCACGACGCGGTGGTGTGGGGACTCGCCCGGGGCGCCAGCCTGCACGGAGCCTCGATCCACCAGGGCGTGGAGGTTCAGGGGATCGACACGGAGGGCGGGCGCGTGACGGGCGTGCGGACGAGCGCGGGGCCGATCGGCTGCCGGAAGCTGGGGATCATGGCCGGCGGGTACGGACCGGCGGTCGCGGCCATGCTCGACATCGAACTGCCGGTGAACCCGCTCACGATCCAGGCGATGGTCACGCAGCCGCTGAAGCCCTTCCTGCACCACGTCGTGAGTTCGGGGGCGTACCACGTCTACGCGAATCAGACGCTGAAGGGGGAGATCGCGACGGGCGCGCACATGGACCCGCAGGTGAACTACACGACGGACGTCACGGCGGGCTACTTCAAGCACCAGGCCGAGGCGCTGACGGACTTCATGCCGTGTCTGAAGGGGGTGCGCTTTCTGCGCGTGTGGGCGGGGCTGGCGGACATGACGCCGGACATGGCACCCATCCTCGACGGCAACTTCGCCCATGAGGGGCTCTACCTCGACGTGGGATGGGGATACTTCGGCTTCAAGTCCGGCCCGGTGGCGGGGAAGTACATGGCCGAGTTCATGGCGCGCGAGGAGGCGCCTGAGATCCTGCGCCCGTTCGCGCTGCGCCGCTTCCTCGAGAACCGGCACATGGGGGAGACGGCCACGACCATGAAGTACGGACAGTGGGACTGA
- a CDS encoding FAD-dependent oxidoreductase yields MSRDYDAIIIGAGVIGVCTGFELAKRGFRTLNVDKLPAAGYGSTSNTCAIIRLHYSTPDGVAMARESYFYWLDWGKYVGVPDPSGLARYVNTGCLVTKTEKNHYLQRVKESLGELHVAYEDLDAEGMREKLSVLDTRQFGPPVTEEDPAFGRPTGGNVAGAVYIPESGYINDPQLCCHNVQLGCEAHGGEFRFNTEVTEILRENGRVAGVRLKDGSEVRAPVVVNVGGPHSFVINRMAGVEEGMNIKTRALKQEVCHVPAPEGVDYNVVGMLISDSDIGCYSRPEVGNHILIGSEDPPCDDLEWVEDPDDYDNTFSYQWRTQVLREAQRVKGLPVPEARQGLVDLYDVSDDWIPIYDKSDLPGFYMAVGTSGNQFKNAPVAGQLMAELIEQVEGGRDHDADPVRFHMKYTRRDCDLGFFSRLRTMNPDSSYSVIG; encoded by the coding sequence ATGTCCAGGGACTACGACGCGATCATCATCGGCGCCGGCGTCATCGGCGTCTGCACGGGGTTCGAGCTGGCCAAGCGCGGGTTCCGGACGCTCAACGTCGACAAGCTCCCCGCCGCCGGGTACGGCTCGACCTCGAACACCTGCGCCATCATCCGGCTCCACTATTCGACGCCAGACGGCGTCGCCATGGCGCGCGAGTCCTACTTCTACTGGCTCGACTGGGGGAAATACGTCGGCGTGCCGGACCCCTCCGGGCTCGCGCGCTACGTAAACACCGGCTGCCTCGTCACGAAGACGGAGAAGAACCACTACCTGCAGCGGGTGAAGGAGAGTCTCGGCGAACTCCACGTCGCTTACGAGGACCTGGACGCGGAGGGGATGCGCGAGAAGCTCTCTGTCCTCGACACGCGGCAGTTCGGCCCTCCCGTGACGGAGGAGGACCCGGCGTTCGGCCGGCCGACGGGCGGGAACGTGGCCGGGGCCGTCTACATCCCGGAATCCGGCTACATCAACGACCCGCAACTCTGCTGCCACAACGTTCAACTCGGGTGCGAGGCGCACGGAGGCGAGTTCCGCTTCAACACGGAGGTGACTGAGATCCTCCGGGAGAACGGGAGGGTCGCGGGCGTCCGCCTGAAGGACGGGTCCGAGGTGCGGGCGCCGGTCGTGGTGAACGTGGGCGGGCCTCACTCCTTCGTCATCAACCGCATGGCGGGGGTCGAGGAGGGGATGAACATCAAGACGCGCGCCCTGAAGCAGGAGGTCTGTCACGTACCCGCGCCGGAGGGCGTCGACTATAACGTCGTCGGGATGCTGATCTCGGACAGCGATATCGGGTGCTATTCGCGGCCGGAAGTGGGGAACCACATCCTGATCGGTTCGGAGGACCCGCCCTGCGACGATCTGGAGTGGGTGGAAGACCCGGACGACTATGACAATACGTTCAGTTATCAGTGGAGGACGCAGGTCCTGCGCGAGGCCCAGCGGGTGAAGGGACTCCCCGTGCCGGAGGCGCGGCAGGGGCTCGTCGACCTCTATGATGTTTCCGATGACTGGATCCCGATTTATGACAAGTCGGACCTGCCCGGCTTCTACATGGCGGTGGGGACGTCGGGGAACCAGTTCAAGAACGCGCCGGTCGCGGGGCAGCTCATGGCGGAACTCATCGAGCAGGTCGAGGGCGGGCGCGACCACGACGCCGATCCGGTCCGGTTTCATATGAAGTATACGAGACGGGACTGTGACCTCGGGTTCTTCAGCCGGCTGCGGACGATGAACCCGGATTCGTCCTACTCGGTCATCGGCTGA
- a CDS encoding sarcosine oxidase subunit delta — MTFRLMCPVCGKRDVYEFTYGGPERGPRPAEADAAEAHFRWAQFRMNRPEPQEEWWHHAAGCGVWFSTWRDPATNRETRPGGGAGEDEASLGDSS; from the coding sequence GTGACGTTCCGGTTGATGTGCCCGGTGTGCGGGAAGCGCGACGTGTACGAGTTCACGTACGGAGGGCCGGAGCGGGGACCGAGGCCAGCCGAGGCAGATGCCGCCGAGGCGCACTTCCGCTGGGCGCAGTTCCGCATGAACCGCCCGGAGCCGCAGGAGGAGTGGTGGCACCACGCGGCAGGCTGCGGCGTCTGGTTCTCGACGTGGCGCGACCCGGCCACGAACCGGGAGACGCGGCCCGGCGGCGGGGCGGGCGAGGATGAGGCGAGCCTGGGAGACTCGTCGTGA
- a CDS encoding CocE/NonD family hydrolase gives MNETGHHRILRVRPGATMVVALAAGFAACSDDGGAPPGPVADGQSAAGAGAALHRFAPDPANPWEVPEPEHEVRVETDLMVPMRDGVRLATDLYLPAEPADRGDRLPVVMIRLPYDKASYRAGAISPAQFFAGHGYAVVVQDVRGKYASEGRYLLSAADREDGYDAVEWASTQSWSNGKVGTFGCSYLGENQTQLMAQRHPAHAAAIPLAAGGAVGSAGGRYGYFGIFEGGAFGLSASFGWFRGNGRKRPGGEPPPPVEMFAALRELPTIDLMRKYGPPDRDTDWEEVMSTPLADEWWDGLGYLSDADRFDTPALHVNSWYDLGANETLQQWRMMQENALSDRGGAHQYVILSPTSHCMSERATENTMVGEVDFGDARLPYRALYLAWFDHWLKGADNGITDIPRVHYYVMGRNEWASADTWPPAGAEMTRLYLRSGGNANTRLGDGVLSAEAPGEEPPDRFTYDPADPVPSRGGSVCCTGNPDDQPGAFDQSDIEEREDVLVYTGDPVGDGGLEIAGPLEARLYVSSSAPDTDFTVKLLDVHPDGRAINIVEGIMRARYRDGYEEPAMMEEGQVYPVRVDLHSVAHWFAPGHRVRVEVSSSNFPRFDRNLNTGGNNYDETEWEAAENVIHHAGDRASHIVLPVMLPVTERGG, from the coding sequence ATGAACGAAACGGGACATCATCGGATTCTGCGTGTCCGACCGGGGGCGACGATGGTGGTCGCCCTGGCAGCCGGTTTCGCCGCCTGCTCAGACGATGGAGGCGCGCCCCCGGGGCCGGTCGCCGACGGCCAGAGCGCGGCGGGCGCCGGGGCCGCCCTCCATCGGTTCGCGCCGGACCCGGCCAATCCCTGGGAGGTCCCCGAGCCGGAGCACGAGGTGCGGGTCGAGACCGATCTCATGGTGCCGATGCGTGACGGGGTTCGCCTCGCGACGGACCTCTACCTGCCGGCCGAGCCGGCCGACCGGGGCGACCGCCTTCCCGTCGTCATGATCCGGCTGCCGTACGACAAGGCATCCTATCGGGCCGGCGCGATCTCTCCGGCGCAGTTCTTCGCGGGACACGGATACGCCGTCGTCGTCCAGGACGTGCGCGGCAAGTACGCATCGGAAGGCCGTTATCTCCTGTCCGCCGCGGACCGGGAGGACGGCTACGACGCGGTCGAGTGGGCCTCGACGCAGTCCTGGTCGAACGGGAAGGTCGGGACGTTCGGCTGCTCCTACCTGGGGGAGAACCAGACGCAACTCATGGCGCAACGCCATCCGGCGCACGCCGCCGCGATCCCCCTGGCGGCCGGCGGGGCGGTCGGATCGGCCGGCGGACGGTACGGCTACTTCGGCATCTTCGAGGGGGGCGCCTTCGGGCTCTCCGCGAGTTTCGGCTGGTTCCGCGGCAACGGCCGCAAGCGGCCGGGGGGCGAGCCGCCGCCTCCGGTCGAGATGTTCGCCGCGCTCCGCGAGCTTCCCACCATCGACCTCATGCGGAAGTATGGTCCGCCCGACCGGGACACGGACTGGGAAGAGGTCATGAGCACGCCGCTCGCCGACGAATGGTGGGACGGACTCGGATACCTGAGCGACGCCGACCGGTTCGACACGCCGGCGCTCCACGTGAACTCGTGGTACGACCTCGGCGCCAACGAGACCCTCCAGCAGTGGCGGATGATGCAGGAAAACGCGCTGAGCGACCGGGGCGGCGCGCACCAGTACGTCATCCTCTCTCCCACCAGCCACTGCATGTCCGAGCGCGCGACGGAAAACACGATGGTCGGGGAGGTCGACTTCGGCGACGCCCGCCTCCCGTACCGTGCCCTCTACCTCGCCTGGTTCGACCACTGGCTGAAGGGCGCGGACAACGGGATCACGGACATCCCCCGCGTCCACTACTATGTGATGGGCCGGAACGAATGGGCGTCCGCCGACACGTGGCCGCCCGCCGGGGCCGAGATGACCCGCCTCTATCTCCGCAGCGGGGGCAACGCGAACACGAGGCTCGGCGATGGCGTCCTCTCCGCCGAGGCCCCCGGCGAGGAACCTCCGGACCGGTTCACATACGATCCGGCCGACCCCGTCCCCTCCCGCGGCGGATCCGTCTGCTGCACCGGGAATCCGGACGACCAGCCCGGCGCGTTCGACCAGTCCGATATCGAGGAACGCGAGGACGTCCTCGTGTACACCGGCGATCCGGTCGGCGACGGCGGACTCGAGATCGCGGGCCCGCTCGAGGCGCGGCTCTACGTGAGTTCAAGCGCCCCGGACACCGACTTCACCGTGAAGCTCCTCGACGTGCATCCCGACGGACGGGCCATCAACATCGTCGAGGGCATCATGCGGGCGCGCTACCGGGACGGATACGAGGAACCCGCGATGATGGAGGAGGGCCAGGTCTATCCCGTCCGGGTGGACCTACATTCCGTGGCGCACTGGTTCGCGCCCGGCCACCGCGTGCGGGTCGAGGTCTCGAGTTCCAACTTCCCCCGCTTCGACCGCAACCTGAACACGGGCGGCAACAACTATGACGAGACGGAGTGGGAGGCCGCGGAGAACGTGATTCACCACGCCGGCGATCGGGCATCGCACATCGTCCTGCCCGTCATGCTGCCTGTCACGGAGAGAGGCGGATGA